A region from the Pseudonocardia petroleophila genome encodes:
- a CDS encoding MadR family response regulator transcription factor, translated as MPTRIVLVDDHSIMRQGLRAVLEREDDLRVVGEAGTPNDAIAAVAASRPHVVLLDLKLTAGPQTDGLDVCRRLCAAHPGLGVLVLTTFAEDRLVVESVQAGARGYVVKDVDTTELVRAIRAVSRGESAFDARSASAMVRSLSGGVPDRERLTERELDVLRLLARGLSNRAIGAELFISETTVKFHVGNLMRKLMVSRRAEAVYAATKLGLL; from the coding sequence ATGCCGACGCGGATCGTGCTCGTCGACGACCACTCGATCATGCGACAGGGACTGCGCGCGGTGCTGGAGCGCGAGGACGACCTGCGCGTCGTCGGCGAGGCCGGCACCCCGAACGACGCCATCGCCGCCGTCGCCGCCTCCCGGCCGCACGTCGTGCTGCTCGACCTCAAGCTCACCGCGGGCCCCCAGACCGACGGCCTCGACGTCTGCCGCCGCCTCTGCGCCGCCCACCCCGGCCTCGGCGTGCTCGTGCTCACCACGTTCGCCGAGGACCGGCTCGTCGTGGAGTCGGTGCAGGCGGGCGCGCGCGGGTACGTCGTCAAGGACGTCGACACGACCGAGCTGGTGCGCGCGATCCGGGCCGTCTCGCGCGGGGAGAGCGCGTTCGACGCCCGCAGCGCGTCGGCGATGGTCCGGTCGCTCTCCGGCGGCGTCCCGGACCGGGAGCGGCTCACCGAGCGCGAGCTCGACGTCCTGCGCCTGCTCGCCCGCGGCCTGTCCAACCGCGCGATCGGCGCGGAGCTGTTCATCTCCGAGACCACGGTGAAGTTCCACGTCGGCAACCTCATGCGCAAGCTGATGGTGAGCCGCCGCGCCGAGGCCGTCTACGCCGCGACGAAGCTCGGCCTGCTCTGA